Proteins from a single region of Paraflavitalea devenefica:
- a CDS encoding response regulator transcription factor: MTPTILLVDDNEEIIDFLAEELGTAYTVLTASDGQEALGILEKEAVHLVISDVMMPVMDGFELCRTIKTNFDYSHIPVILLTAQNTLQSKIEGLKLGADAYIEKPFSPEHLLVQIANLLSNRHKIREYFANSPLVHIKSMAYSTADEQFLESLNEMIRQHLEDAELDVEKLARVMNMSRPTLYRKIKAICNLTPNELINITRLKKAAEILATGQHKIYEVADMVGYNSQNNFGRNFLKQFGITPTEYMSMKRSE; the protein is encoded by the coding sequence ATGACACCTACGATATTACTGGTTGACGACAATGAAGAGATTATTGATTTCCTGGCGGAAGAGCTGGGTACAGCCTATACGGTATTGACTGCTTCCGATGGCCAGGAAGCGTTGGGCATACTGGAAAAGGAAGCCGTGCACCTGGTGATCAGTGATGTGATGATGCCGGTGATGGATGGTTTTGAATTGTGCCGGACGATCAAGACGAATTTCGATTACAGCCATATACCGGTGATCCTGCTGACAGCGCAGAATACGCTGCAATCAAAAATCGAAGGACTGAAGCTGGGTGCGGACGCTTATATAGAAAAACCATTCTCTCCGGAACACCTGCTGGTGCAGATCGCCAACCTGCTCAGCAACCGCCATAAGATACGCGAGTATTTTGCCAACTCACCGCTGGTGCATATTAAGAGTATGGCTTATTCCACGGCAGATGAACAATTCCTGGAATCGCTGAATGAGATGATACGCCAACACCTGGAAGATGCAGAACTGGATGTGGAGAAGCTGGCCAGGGTGATGAATATGAGCCGCCCTACCCTTTACCGGAAGATCAAGGCCATTTGCAATCTTACGCCCAATGAGCTGATCAATATTACCCGCCTGAAGAAAGCGGCTGAAATACTGGCTACCGGTCAGCATAAAATATATGAAGTGGCTGATATGGTAGGCTATAATTCACAGAATAATTTTGGCCGCAATTTCCTGAAACAGTTTGGGATAACGCCTACGGAGTATATGAGTATGAAGAGGAGTGAATAG
- a CDS encoding T9SS type A sorting domain-containing protein, translating to MKSKLYAVLSVLLLTICLLGSMTTVAQTWAFRDGFGTNSPGTDRGLAIATDASGNVYITGSYVGSIDFGTGPLPAATANECYVAKFNAAGACQWAVGFPAGTGNDVGNAIVTDGTSVYVAGSYNGTLTVPPLAPVTGTGIEGFVAKLSAATGAGIWVTDFGGGSVDNAQALCLDGSGNVYVSGNFFTSSTFGPFTRNVNGGTSSDLFVAQLDPTSGAFNWVSTGGALGNTDNGQGSSITYVAALNEVIVTGSYNSASATYTTTTPASSVILTNAGSTDICLLEVNAANGAFISGIGVGGTLADDGLGIAYDAFTQDVVLTGFFASSSITFGSNPALTNASATNDAFYARYSPDDNSFAWSKAAGSSAGVDRGNGITSDGGGGILIVGAFRGTLSLPTNLASPVTITNTRTNGDDIFLARVNATDGNGQLLGHGAGDNTTVISNQGLAVAAGAPGIIWITGSFGSNLTLSPLPVLAPPGTSTSDVILARYDDPLPLTATQSQTPATCNVGCNGTATVTPSGGVTPYTYAWTPNVSTTNTATGLCPGATLSVTVTDAIGNTVSKNYTITPASQLASANTSNTSFTVSATNNNIYDASCNFIATLVPNGGAPVSGTVAARIWFEAGVPTYLNRPYVARHYEIMPASGAATATARVTLYFTQPEFDAFNAAPNTPLKLPTGPSDGGGKANVRFSKQIGVSSNVTGLPGTYPGPGVVIDPVDSDIVWNATQNRWEISFNVTGFSGFFLQTSQTLLPVTWRSVNGVLNAQEQPVITWKVEESQVASYTIEKSIGGQPFVAMTSLLSKGSGENTYSYQETQALTGNASYRIKQTDLDGRSTYSRTLLLKSDRKGWVIFYPNPVKKTATLNVTDKELLNTPAYLYDGTGRELLRIQITQSIITIPMLEYSAGVYTLKLKNGQTIRILKE from the coding sequence ATGAAATCAAAACTGTACGCTGTACTATCTGTATTATTACTAACGATATGTTTGTTGGGGTCAATGACCACTGTAGCCCAAACCTGGGCCTTCCGGGACGGCTTTGGCACCAATTCACCAGGGACCGACAGGGGGCTTGCCATTGCTACCGATGCATCCGGTAATGTGTATATCACCGGCAGCTATGTGGGTAGCATTGATTTTGGTACAGGGCCTTTGCCTGCAGCTACGGCCAATGAATGCTATGTAGCTAAATTTAATGCTGCCGGTGCGTGCCAGTGGGCCGTTGGTTTCCCGGCAGGTACCGGCAATGATGTAGGAAATGCCATCGTTACTGATGGCACTTCCGTATATGTGGCCGGAAGCTATAACGGTACCTTAACAGTGCCCCCGCTGGCCCCGGTAACAGGCACCGGTATAGAGGGGTTTGTTGCCAAACTGAGTGCTGCCACCGGTGCTGGTATATGGGTCACCGATTTTGGCGGCGGCAGTGTGGACAATGCGCAGGCGCTTTGCCTGGACGGATCGGGAAATGTGTACGTATCCGGGAATTTCTTTACCAGCTCTACCTTTGGTCCCTTTACGCGCAATGTAAATGGGGGTACTTCCTCTGATCTTTTTGTGGCGCAGTTAGACCCCACATCCGGTGCGTTTAATTGGGTGAGTACGGGTGGTGCATTAGGTAATACTGATAACGGACAAGGGAGCAGCATTACTTACGTGGCTGCATTGAATGAGGTCATCGTTACCGGTAGTTACAACAGTGCCTCCGCTACTTATACTACTACTACGCCTGCATCATCTGTTATACTCACCAATGCCGGATCAACGGATATCTGTCTGTTGGAAGTCAATGCTGCCAATGGCGCCTTCATCAGCGGTATTGGAGTAGGCGGTACACTTGCTGATGATGGATTGGGAATTGCCTATGACGCCTTTACACAGGATGTGGTGCTCACGGGTTTTTTTGCCAGCTCAAGCATCACCTTTGGCTCCAATCCCGCATTGACCAATGCCAGCGCCACCAATGATGCTTTTTATGCAAGGTATAGCCCGGATGATAATTCCTTTGCCTGGTCAAAAGCGGCCGGCAGCAGCGCCGGTGTTGACAGGGGTAATGGTATTACCTCTGATGGGGGCGGTGGCATTCTTATCGTAGGGGCCTTCCGCGGAACGCTTAGCCTGCCTACCAACCTCGCATCGCCTGTTACCATCACCAACACACGGACCAATGGGGATGATATATTCCTGGCGCGTGTCAACGCAACAGACGGGAACGGACAATTACTGGGGCATGGTGCGGGAGACAATACTACTGTTATATCCAACCAGGGCCTGGCAGTCGCTGCCGGCGCTCCCGGTATTATATGGATCACCGGCAGCTTTGGCAGTAACTTAACCCTTTCTCCATTGCCGGTATTGGCCCCTCCCGGTACCTCAACATCCGATGTAATACTGGCCAGGTACGATGATCCCCTGCCGCTTACCGCTACCCAGTCGCAAACGCCCGCCACCTGTAACGTAGGCTGTAATGGAACTGCTACAGTTACACCATCCGGTGGAGTAACGCCTTATACCTACGCCTGGACGCCCAATGTAAGTACTACCAATACTGCCACCGGTCTGTGTCCCGGCGCCACATTAAGTGTAACCGTAACAGACGCTATCGGCAACACGGTTAGCAAGAATTATACGATTACGCCTGCCAGCCAACTGGCATCAGCCAATACTTCCAATACCTCCTTTACTGTATCGGCTACCAACAACAATATTTATGATGCAAGCTGTAACTTCATAGCCACCCTCGTACCCAATGGCGGCGCCCCGGTAAGTGGTACGGTGGCTGCCCGTATATGGTTCGAAGCGGGTGTGCCCACCTATTTAAACCGTCCTTATGTGGCACGGCATTATGAGATCATGCCGGCTTCCGGGGCAGCTACTGCTACAGCGCGTGTAACCCTCTACTTTACACAGCCGGAATTCGATGCATTTAACGCAGCGCCCAACACCCCGCTGAAACTGCCCACAGGTCCCTCAGATGGTGGCGGTAAAGCCAATGTACGCTTCTCTAAACAGATAGGCGTCAGCAGCAACGTTACCGGCCTGCCTGGCACTTATCCCGGTCCCGGCGTAGTAATTGATCCCGTGGATAGTGACATTGTATGGAATGCTACACAGAACCGCTGGGAGATCAGCTTTAACGTAACCGGCTTTAGCGGTTTCTTCCTGCAAACTTCCCAAACACTGCTGCCCGTTACCTGGCGTTCTGTGAACGGGGTACTGAATGCGCAGGAGCAGCCGGTCATTACCTGGAAAGTGGAAGAAAGCCAGGTGGCTTCCTATACCATCGAGAAATCGATAGGCGGACAGCCATTTGTGGCCATGACCAGTCTGTTATCAAAAGGAAGTGGTGAAAATACCTATAGCTACCAGGAAACACAGGCCTTAACAGGCAACGCATCCTACCGGATCAAACAAACTGATCTCGACGGACGGTCAACCTATAGCAGGACCCTCCTGCTGAAGAGCGATCGCAAGGGATGGGTGATCTTCTATCCCAACCCGGTTAAAAAGACCGCTACCTTGAATGTCACCGATAAAGAACTGTTGAATACGCCTGCTTACCTGTATGATGGAACAGGCAGGGAATTGCTGCGGATACAAATAACGCAAAGCATCATCACCATACCGATGCTGGAGTACAGCGCCGGAGTGTATACGTTGAAATTGAAGAATGGACAAACTATTAGGATACTGAAAGAATAG
- a CDS encoding methionyl-tRNA formyltransferase translates to MRIAILCNDRIALPALDQLLATGLVVAVGVPQRNQEIRLLIEQPCTRANVPIQGFHKRTIDTDLFLWLTRYRPDVVLVKTFPFLIPGEAIRMPKFGFINFHYAPLPEWRGANPLFWMIRNRATAGAVTVHEMNEAFDAGPILLQQPVPLTPDVNFGLFYTQLAYAGVHVSGMLLNGLLTGTLQKTEQDHTKARWYARPAPADLFINWATMEAAEVNALVNACNPWNKGAATRWNDWMFGISHAAVVNQTGGEKLPGTVISINTEEGFTIACKGGKAIKAEVVYCEEGFYPGHKLAAFGLQKGHQLT, encoded by the coding sequence ATGCGTATTGCGATACTTTGTAATGACAGGATTGCGTTGCCGGCATTGGACCAGTTGCTGGCCACCGGGTTGGTGGTGGCGGTGGGCGTACCGCAACGCAACCAGGAAATACGCCTGTTGATAGAACAACCCTGTACACGGGCTAATGTACCTATACAAGGTTTTCACAAGCGTACCATAGATACAGACCTGTTCCTTTGGCTTACGCGCTACAGGCCCGATGTAGTATTGGTAAAAACATTTCCCTTCCTCATTCCGGGTGAAGCTATCCGTATGCCAAAATTCGGGTTCATCAACTTTCATTACGCGCCGCTGCCGGAATGGCGGGGCGCCAATCCCTTATTCTGGATGATACGTAACCGGGCAACCGCAGGCGCTGTTACGGTGCATGAAATGAACGAAGCCTTCGATGCCGGTCCTATACTATTGCAACAGCCGGTACCGCTTACGCCAGACGTCAACTTTGGACTTTTCTATACACAGCTTGCTTATGCCGGCGTACATGTTTCCGGCATGTTGCTCAATGGATTGCTTACCGGTACCCTGCAAAAAACAGAACAGGACCATACCAAAGCCCGCTGGTATGCCAGGCCGGCCCCGGCTGATCTGTTCATCAACTGGGCTACCATGGAGGCCGCTGAGGTCAACGCCCTGGTGAATGCCTGCAATCCCTGGAACAAAGGCGCTGCTACCCGCTGGAATGATTGGATGTTTGGCATCAGCCATGCGGCTGTGGTCAATCAAACAGGCGGTGAAAAGCTGCCCGGTACTGTTATTTCCATCAATACGGAAGAAGGGTTTACCATCGCCTGCAAAGGCGGAAAAGCTATTAAAGCCGAAGTGGTCTATTGTGAAGAGGGATTTTATCCCGGTCATAAACTGGCTGCCTTCGGATTACAAAAAGGACACCAACTTACCTAA
- a CDS encoding ABC transporter substrate-binding protein, whose protein sequence is MSIAVGLLLPRSTDYPSLGFDILDGLRYHLAHHQREDIRFIAENIGYGEDHALNYAKAEKLLLQDNVEAVIAYCNVSNAEPIYALAAAAGKPFIFVDPGMQLPEAAAHPYCYHISLQGVHACRIAGYMAGEKNRKVLMATSFYDGGYRGPWEYSRGLEEAGGSICGNYVSGYKEAEFSIDNYLELLHSSGAQSVAACFSAYLADLFIKALKEKYPAAIALPFYCSPFMAEEQLLSKCDFPGGTFYAIVPWASDIQGEEQQLFTTTISREKKKKPNIFHLLGWEAGSVLLQALEKGVDTLNGFSYNSPRGIVTIHPQTQFTYAPLYKGVIMAGEQGKCALHTRETLLVSAADHELVHHDKPEMGSGWKNNYLCI, encoded by the coding sequence ATGTCCATAGCTGTCGGACTTTTATTACCACGTTCCACCGATTATCCATCACTGGGTTTTGATATACTGGATGGTCTCCGGTATCACCTTGCCCACCACCAGCGGGAAGACATACGGTTTATTGCGGAGAACATAGGGTATGGCGAAGACCATGCCCTCAACTATGCAAAGGCGGAGAAGCTATTATTACAGGATAATGTGGAGGCAGTCATTGCTTATTGTAATGTATCCAATGCCGAGCCGATTTATGCATTGGCTGCAGCCGCCGGTAAGCCATTCATCTTTGTTGATCCCGGCATGCAGTTGCCCGAAGCAGCAGCACATCCTTATTGCTATCATATCTCCCTGCAGGGTGTCCATGCCTGCCGGATAGCTGGTTACATGGCTGGTGAAAAGAACCGGAAAGTATTAATGGCCACCTCCTTTTATGATGGCGGTTACCGCGGACCATGGGAATATTCCCGTGGCCTGGAGGAAGCCGGCGGCAGTATCTGCGGCAACTATGTCAGCGGTTATAAAGAAGCCGAATTCAGTATAGATAACTACCTGGAACTGTTGCATAGTTCGGGCGCCCAATCAGTGGCTGCCTGCTTCAGTGCCTACCTGGCCGATCTCTTTATAAAAGCACTGAAAGAAAAATATCCCGCTGCCATTGCATTGCCTTTTTATTGCTCTCCTTTCATGGCCGAAGAGCAACTCTTATCCAAATGTGATTTTCCGGGTGGTACCTTCTATGCCATCGTACCCTGGGCTTCCGACATCCAGGGTGAAGAACAGCAACTGTTTACAACTACCATCAGCCGGGAGAAAAAGAAAAAACCAAACATCTTTCACCTGCTCGGCTGGGAAGCAGGCAGCGTATTGCTGCAGGCCCTGGAAAAAGGGGTGGATACATTGAACGGGTTTTCATACAACAGTCCGCGTGGCATTGTTACCATCCACCCGCAAACACAATTTACTTATGCGCCTTTATACAAAGGCGTGATCATGGCCGGTGAACAGGGTAAGTGTGCCTTGCACACCAGGGAAACCCTGCTTGTTTCGGCCGCCGATCATGAATTGGTGCACCATGATAAACCGGAAATGGGATCTGGTTGGAAGAACAACTACTTATGTATATAG
- a CDS encoding phage tail protein, translating into MDYILGSVTIFAGNFAPRSFALCSGQILSIAQNTALFSILGTTYGGNGQTTFALPDLRGRAVVGQGQGPGLSPYDLGQVDGTENTTLISTQLAVHNHPATLQIIPAAAATSDATGPAGNVYATSASGEPFYGSAPTAQMQAYPGNLTMQPVGNSTPFSNLHPVMALNYLICTSGVFPSRN; encoded by the coding sequence ATGGACTATATTCTTGGATCTGTAACCATCTTTGCCGGCAACTTCGCGCCCAGGTCATTTGCGCTTTGTAGTGGACAAATATTATCCATTGCACAAAATACAGCCCTTTTTTCCATACTGGGCACCACCTATGGTGGCAATGGTCAAACCACCTTTGCCTTACCCGACCTGCGCGGACGCGCTGTAGTGGGCCAGGGCCAGGGACCGGGACTTTCACCGTACGACCTGGGACAGGTGGACGGAACAGAAAATACCACACTCATCAGCACCCAGTTGGCAGTTCATAATCATCCTGCCACCTTGCAGATCATACCTGCGGCGGCAGCTACGTCTGATGCTACCGGACCGGCAGGCAACGTATATGCCACCTCCGCTTCCGGTGAACCCTTTTACGGATCTGCACCGACTGCCCAGATGCAGGCTTACCCGGGTAACCTGACCATGCAGCCTGTCGGTAACTCAACACCTTTTTCGAACCTGCATCCGGTAATGGCGCTCAATTATCTCATTTGTACATCGGGTGTATTCCCTTCCAGGAACTAA
- a CDS encoding phage tail protein translates to MFAQPYLATITIFAGNFAPRSWALCQGQLMAISQNEALFALLGTTFGGDGVNTFALPDLRGRVAIHAGQAPGMSSYELGQVGGTENVTMLAANLPPHPHTLLTATGQPACHGTAGTVADPTNAVPALVFTNSVYATAPTGNVMATVTCSTFTAPAGQSQPISIISPYLAMNYVIALEGIFPSRN, encoded by the coding sequence ATGTTTGCACAACCATACTTAGCCACTATTACCATCTTTGCCGGCAATTTTGCGCCCAGGAGCTGGGCCCTTTGCCAGGGACAACTGATGGCCATTTCACAAAATGAAGCCCTTTTTGCCTTATTGGGCACCACCTTCGGAGGCGATGGGGTAAACACTTTTGCATTGCCCGACCTGCGCGGTCGCGTAGCCATCCATGCGGGGCAGGCGCCCGGTATGAGCTCCTATGAGCTGGGACAAGTGGGTGGCACGGAAAACGTTACCATGCTGGCTGCCAATCTTCCGCCGCACCCACATACGCTTCTAACCGCTACCGGCCAGCCTGCGTGCCATGGCACTGCCGGAACGGTAGCCGATCCCACCAACGCAGTGCCTGCCTTAGTGTTTACCAATAGCGTGTATGCTACGGCCCCTACCGGCAATGTAATGGCAACAGTTACCTGCTCCACCTTTACGGCGCCTGCCGGGCAGAGCCAGCCAATATCTATTATATCGCCCTACCTGGCCATGAACTATGTGATTGCACTAGAGGGCATCTTCCCATCGCGCAATTAA
- a CDS encoding phage tail protein has product MEGILAFVTCFGGNFAPRGWAFCSGQILPISQNQALFSLLGTTYGGNGTTTFALPDLRGRTVVSAGQGPGLSPYTLGEKIGSEAVTLLLNNMPSHTHNGPANFKLDADVNPGTDPAPDFNYPGNFINAYAPTPTNGIAMHAPTYTGTIGSAGGGQPLPMLSPYLGVNYIICLQGLFPSRN; this is encoded by the coding sequence ATGGAAGGAATTCTTGCATTTGTAACCTGCTTTGGAGGAAACTTCGCTCCCCGTGGTTGGGCATTTTGCAGCGGGCAAATTCTGCCGATTAGTCAAAATCAGGCATTGTTCTCCCTATTGGGGACAACCTATGGGGGGAATGGAACCACTACTTTTGCTTTGCCCGACCTGCGTGGCCGTACGGTTGTTAGTGCAGGACAGGGACCTGGTCTATCACCCTATACATTAGGAGAAAAGATCGGTTCCGAAGCCGTTACGCTCTTGTTGAACAACATGCCCTCGCATACCCACAACGGACCTGCTAATTTCAAGCTCGATGCTGATGTCAATCCGGGTACCGATCCGGCGCCCGATTTTAACTATCCGGGCAATTTTATCAATGCCTACGCACCTACGCCTACCAACGGTATTGCCATGCACGCGCCCACTTATACAGGGACCATCGGTAGTGCCGGAGGCGGTCAGCCGCTTCCCATGCTCAGCCCTTATCTCGGCGTCAATTATATCATTTGCCTGCAGGGACTATTCCCCAGCCGTAATTAA
- a CDS encoding DUF2130 domain-containing protein — MATDIKCPKCGHQFDIEDAVSEEYKKELREQMVAYKKQREEEFAKKEKEQAEQFSRREKELQQQAQARETAYTQRFQEEKAKLQQSLEENLRKSISADYENQLHLLAQNNKDNEEKLKLARQKELEFLQKEQALQTREAELELSVQRKLQEERGKLSEELRKLEEEKTAAKDIEHQLRQKELEKQLEDQKRLIEEMKRKAEQGSTQLQGEIQELALEEMLKVAFPFDMISEVGKGIRGADCIQTVRNQFGQECGRIIYESKRTKHFDKAWIEKLKTDMRSTTADVAVIVSQALPEQLSKFGQVEGIWICSFAEVTALAHVLRDGIVKIFNAAKSQENRGDKMHLLYDYLTSNEFGEQWKAIREGFQAMKLSIQRERDAMEKLWKAREKQLEKVLLNAAHIKGSIEGIAGSDHIQLNLLDEPDLLEE, encoded by the coding sequence ATGGCAACGGATATAAAATGTCCCAAATGCGGGCATCAGTTTGATATTGAAGACGCTGTATCGGAAGAATACAAGAAGGAACTGCGGGAACAGATGGTCGCTTATAAAAAGCAACGGGAAGAAGAATTTGCCAAAAAGGAGAAGGAGCAGGCTGAACAGTTCAGCCGCCGGGAAAAGGAATTACAGCAACAGGCACAGGCCAGGGAAACAGCCTACACCCAAAGGTTCCAGGAAGAGAAAGCAAAACTGCAGCAGTCGCTGGAAGAAAACCTGCGCAAAAGCATCAGCGCCGATTATGAGAACCAACTACACCTGCTGGCACAAAATAATAAAGACAATGAGGAGAAATTGAAACTGGCCCGGCAAAAGGAGCTGGAATTCCTGCAAAAGGAACAGGCCCTGCAAACCCGGGAAGCCGAGCTGGAACTGTCGGTACAACGCAAACTGCAGGAAGAACGGGGCAAGCTATCAGAAGAGCTAAGAAAACTGGAAGAAGAGAAGACGGCTGCCAAAGATATTGAACATCAACTGCGGCAGAAAGAACTGGAAAAACAACTGGAAGACCAGAAACGGCTGATCGAAGAGATGAAACGCAAGGCAGAGCAGGGCTCCACCCAATTACAGGGAGAGATCCAGGAACTGGCACTGGAAGAGATGTTGAAAGTGGCTTTCCCCTTTGATATGATCAGCGAGGTAGGTAAAGGTATCCGCGGGGCCGACTGCATACAAACCGTCCGCAACCAGTTTGGCCAGGAATGTGGGCGTATTATTTATGAAAGTAAGCGCACGAAACATTTTGACAAGGCCTGGATAGAAAAGCTGAAGACCGATATGCGTAGCACGACGGCCGATGTGGCAGTGATTGTAAGTCAGGCTTTGCCGGAACAATTGAGCAAGTTTGGGCAGGTGGAAGGTATCTGGATCTGTTCTTTTGCCGAGGTAACCGCCCTGGCGCATGTACTGCGGGACGGTATTGTTAAGATCTTCAATGCTGCCAAATCGCAGGAGAACCGCGGCGATAAGATGCACCTGCTGTATGATTACCTCACCAGCAATGAGTTTGGTGAACAGTGGAAGGCCATCCGGGAAGGTTTCCAGGCGATGAAGTTATCTATCCAGCGGGAAAGGGATGCGATGGAAAAATTGTGGAAGGCCCGGGAGAAACAACTGGAGAAGGTATTGCTGAATGCCGCTCATATTAAGGGCTCCATTGAAGGCATTGCCGGCAGTGATCATATTCAGTTGAATTTACTGGATGAACCTGATCTGTTGGAGGAATAA
- a CDS encoding SH3 domain-containing protein, giving the protein MKYVFAFVLVVNSLLAAAQSYRYPPRNEVSKDSSLKVFVDTLKAVVARKDAPALLKLLSPTVQVTFEDTERKEDSHNNVKGFKEMYAPQYPSSQVWKNLHTVISLGGVFGGDQNGFVFPYASQMEIRGKEDYCSGCGECLTIIAPDVNVRKSPDRLSAALGRLNYDVVKVIEEPVSKVFGGKSDNWVYIQTFDGKLTGWVRNDLTWDICDYRLLLEKKKGKWQIAAFIAGD; this is encoded by the coding sequence ATGAAATATGTATTTGCTTTCGTACTGGTTGTAAATAGTTTATTGGCTGCTGCACAAAGTTACCGGTATCCGCCCCGTAATGAGGTGAGTAAGGACAGTTCCCTGAAGGTATTTGTCGACACGCTGAAAGCAGTGGTGGCACGCAAGGATGCTCCTGCCCTGCTGAAGTTGTTGAGTCCCACTGTACAGGTAACTTTTGAAGATACAGAGCGTAAGGAAGATTCGCACAATAATGTCAAGGGATTTAAGGAAATGTATGCGCCACAGTATCCCTCATCACAGGTATGGAAGAACCTGCATACCGTGATCTCCCTGGGAGGTGTGTTTGGAGGAGATCAAAATGGGTTTGTCTTTCCTTATGCCTCCCAAATGGAGATCAGGGGTAAAGAGGATTATTGTAGCGGTTGTGGCGAATGCCTCACTATTATAGCGCCGGACGTGAACGTACGCAAGAGTCCTGACAGGCTATCGGCTGCCCTGGGGAGGTTGAATTATGATGTCGTGAAAGTGATAGAGGAGCCTGTTTCAAAAGTGTTTGGCGGTAAGTCCGACAACTGGGTGTATATCCAAACCTTCGACGGTAAATTAACCGGCTGGGTAAGAAATGACCTTACCTGGGATATATGCGATTACAGGCTACTACTCGAAAAGAAAAAGGGGAAATGGCAGATCGCCGCCTTTATTGCGGGAGATTAG
- a CDS encoding 4'-phosphopantetheinyl transferase family protein has translation MALFYQHNINDNTKVGIWRIEEPESFFLEKVPLKRDVSHPYKRLQHLAGRYLLPALFGDFPLSEILVADTRKPFLENERYHFSISHCGNFAAAIVSSTRRVGVDIELVTPRLRGISEKFLHKEEALFLQDWEPLSQLHLELTTLLWSAKEAIYKWYGDGMVDFREHIRLCGPVVSGANEWIIMPFEFRKHTVVPMTVTARLFDQLGLAWVVT, from the coding sequence GTGGCGCTGTTTTATCAACATAATATTAACGACAATACAAAAGTGGGGATTTGGCGAATAGAAGAGCCGGAATCATTCTTCCTGGAGAAAGTACCGCTCAAGCGGGATGTGTCGCACCCGTACAAGCGTTTGCAGCACCTGGCAGGCCGGTACCTGCTGCCTGCTTTATTCGGGGATTTCCCATTGTCTGAAATACTGGTGGCCGATACCCGCAAGCCTTTCCTGGAAAATGAGCGCTATCACTTTTCCATTTCCCATTGTGGCAACTTTGCCGCTGCCATCGTGAGTAGTACCCGCCGGGTAGGGGTGGATATTGAGCTGGTGACTCCCCGTTTGCGGGGTATTTCAGAGAAATTTCTACATAAGGAGGAGGCGCTTTTCCTGCAGGATTGGGAGCCACTGTCGCAACTACACCTGGAACTGACCACCTTGCTATGGAGCGCCAAAGAGGCCATTTATAAGTGGTATGGGGATGGGATGGTTGATTTCAGGGAACATATCCGGCTTTGTGGCCCTGTTGTGTCGGGCGCCAACGAATGGATCATCATGCCTTTTGAGTTCCGGAAACATACCGTTGTTCCTATGACCGTCACGGCCCGCCTGTTTGATCAGTTGGGCCTGGCCTGGGTGGTGACCTGA
- the dcd gene encoding dCTP deaminase, whose product MILSDKRILEEIEKGTIKIEPYQRECLGSNSYDVHLGKVLATYREHILDAKKHNTIESFEIPEEGFVLYPHVFYLGVTMEYTETHAHVPFLEGKSSTGRLGIDIHATAGKGDVGFCGNWTLEISVKQPVKVYAGMPVGQLIYFPVEGEIEVKYNQKQNAKYSGQPNRPVESMMWKNKF is encoded by the coding sequence ATGATCTTGTCGGACAAGCGCATATTGGAAGAAATAGAGAAGGGAACCATAAAGATAGAGCCTTACCAGCGAGAATGCCTTGGCAGTAATTCCTATGATGTGCACCTCGGCAAGGTACTGGCTACCTACCGGGAGCATATACTGGATGCCAAAAAACACAATACCATTGAGTCTTTCGAGATCCCCGAAGAAGGATTTGTATTATATCCCCATGTTTTTTACCTGGGTGTTACGATGGAATACACAGAAACCCATGCCCATGTGCCTTTCCTGGAAGGAAAGTCCTCCACAGGCCGGTTGGGTATTGATATCCACGCCACTGCGGGAAAAGGGGATGTGGGCTTTTGTGGCAACTGGACGCTGGAGATCTCGGTAAAACAGCCGGTAAAGGTGTATGCAGGTATGCCGGTAGGTCAATTGATCTACTTCCCCGTAGAAGGGGAGATTGAGGTGAAATACAACCAGAAGCAAAATGCCAAATACAGCGGCCAGCCCAACAGGCCCGTGGAAAGCATGATGTGGAAGAATAAGTTTTAA